GAGACAAAACTCAACATGTCAGTCTTCACAAAAAAAGACGAAGATCCACTTCTAGCACAACTCAACTCAAATGCAAAAGAGCTAAAAAGACTATTTGGCGAACCTGAGATTTTAAAAGATAATGGTTAGATAAATGACGCCCTAATTAGGATACTCCAACTTCCCAAATTTAGTTATTTCTATTTTAATCCAAATTTAATTAAATTTTAATTCAAAAGAAAATTATAATATATCAATATATCTTAATATATTATAATTTTTATGATATGATTACAAAAAATCGATTCTACAAGGAAAAAAATGTTAGAAAAACTTCTTGAAATTTTTAAAATTTTTATATTTTATTTTGTTGAGATTTCTGTTTTATTTATCGCGATTGCTTTTATAGTAGCACTATTAAATCAGAAATTTTCTAAGAAAATGGAGAGATATCTCAGTGCAAACTCTCTTTTGAGCTATATCAAAGCTATGTTTTTAGGAGCTTTAACACCATTTTGTTCTTGTTCTACCATACCTTTGTTAAGCGGTTTGCTAAAATCAGGGGTAAGCTTTGGAGTGAGCGTGGCTTATCTTTTGGTCTCGCCACTTGTAAATCCGATAATCATCGCTATGCTAGTTATATCATTTGGTTTAAAACTTAGCTTATTTTATATATTATTTATTTTCGTTTTTGTTTTTATATTTTCTTTGAGTATTTCTAAATTTGACTCGGATAAATTTTTAAACAATGATTTTATCAAAGAAAAACAAAATACCGCACCAAAATATCACAATATAAGCAAACAAAACTGCTGTCAAACTAAAATAATAAATTTCAGTACTCAAAAACAGAGTTTGAATTCAAATTCGCAAACGAAAAGTAGCTATAAAGATTTATTTTTAAAAGTACTGAAAGATTATAAGAAAATCCTTCCGTATATCGTCATAGGTATGGGCATCGGAGCTCTTATCCACGGTTTTGTGCCAAAAGAATTTTTACAAACTTATCTACAAGAATTCGAGATCTTTAGTGTCGTAATAGCTGCTTTTGTCGGAGTTTTGCTTTATATCAGAGTCGAAGCCATCATCCCTATAGGTCTATCTTTGATGGATTGTGGCGTATCTTTAGGAGCAGTGATGAGTTTTTTAATATCTGGGGGAGGCTGTTCTTTGCCAGAGCTTATCTTACTAAAACGCATTTTTAAAATGAATTTCTTGTTGATATTTATCTCGTGTGTGCTTTTTATCGCTATAATATTTGGAGTATTAATAGATATAGGAATAAAATGGAAAATTTAGATGATTTTTTAAAAATTACCGGGGCTTTGAATGATGAAAGTAGAGTAAAAATTCTAGCTTTTTTACAAAAATACGGTACTCTTTGCGTATGCGATCTACAGAATTCTTTGCAAATGATACAATCTCGCCTTTCAAGACACTTAAAAATCCTAAAAGACGCCGGCTTTTTAAGTGTTGAGAGAAAAGGCGTATGGGCTTACTATGGACTTAATGAAAATATGAACTCACACTGCAAAAATGCTTTAAAAGAAATTCGTGATATAGAGCTAAGCTTACCACAGCTAAATAGAGTTTCTATAGAAGAAAAGTGTTTTTAAAATAAAAAACACTTTTATCAAATTTACTCTTTAAATTTATCCCACGCAAGAATGGTGGTGCCGTTCTCGCCTACTACGGCGTCGCCCATTCCCATTATGTTGTATCCAGCATCGACATAATGAACTTCGCCAGTTACGCCACTAGAAAGATCGCTTAAAAGATACATTCCGCTTTTACCCACATCTTCTATGCTGACATTTCTTTTTAATGGGGCGTTACACTCATTCCAGTGTAAAATCATCTTAAAATCGCCAATTCCACTTGCTGCTAAGGTTTTAATCGGCCCTGCTGAGATAGCATTTACTCTAATATTTTTAGCTCCAAGGTCATGAGCTAGGTAGCGAACTGAGCTCTCAAGAGCCGCTTTAGCTACGCCCATTACATTATAATGTGGGACAAATTTAGCTCCGCCAAGATAGCTTAAAGTCAAAATCGCCCCACCGCTTTTAAGCACAGGCAAAACAGCCCTAGTAAGGCTTATAAGCGAATATACGCTAGTATCCATGGCTATATCGAAAGCCTCTTTTGTAGTATTAATAAATTCACCCTCTAAAGCCTCTTTAGGTGCAAATGCCACCGCATGAACGACAAAATCAATCTGACCAAAATCAGCTTTTATCTTATCAGCCAAAGAGTCAAGATGGGATTGATTATTTACATCTAGCTCATATATAAAATGGCTTTCAAGTTCAGCTGCGATAGGCTCAACACGCTTTTTGATAGCATCATTTAAAAATGTAAAAGCCAAATCCGCCCCTTGGTCTTTACACGCTTTTGCGATACCATAGGCTATACTCATCTTATTTGCTACGCCGACTATTAATCCCTTTTTGCCTTCTAATATCATTTTTATCCTTTATTGATAATCTCTAAAAATTTCTTAGCGTCCCAGCTAGCAGTCCCTACAAGCACACCATCGCACGATTTTATCGCTTTTATCTCATCTATATTTGTGATATTTACACTACCGCCATATAGTAGTGAGGCAGTTGTTTTAGTAGATATAAAATCCAAAATTTCAGCTATGAACTCAGCCTTAGCGCTCTTGCCAGTGCCAATAGCCCAGATCGGCTCATAAGCTATCACTAGATTTTCGTAATTTAAATTTATATTTGATAATTGATCGCTTAAAAACTCTTTGGTGCTACCATTCATGTGAGTTATATCATCTTCGCCGATGCAGTAGATGATATCCCAGCCTTTGCTTTGAGCATAGTCAAATTTCGCTCTTAAAAACGGCTCATCTTCGCCTAGGGCTCTCCTCTCGCTATGACCTATCATAACCATTGTGATATCAAGCTCATCTAGCATATCGCTACCGATTTCACCGGTAAATGAGCCATTAGGTGCGGGGTAGAAGTTTTGTGCGCCTTGGGTGAATTTAAATTTATTTTGAGTTAGAGCTGTAAATGGTGGAAAGACAATCACACTATCGCTATTAGAGCTTAGGGCATTGCTAAGCTCATTAGCGTAGATTTCGTAGCTTTTTTTGGTGTGATTGCATTTTAAATTTGCAGCGTAAATCATATATCATCTTCTCTTAAAAGCACTCTAACTCCAGGTAGCTCCTTGCCCTCTATAAGCTCCAAGCTAGCACCACCGCCTGTTGAGATAAAGGTCATCTCATCAGTATCCCCAGCTCTCTCAACTACATCAGCAGTATCGCCGCCACCAACCACAGTAGTAGCAAAGCTCTCGCCAATAGCGTGGCTCATTTTTATGCTACCTTTGCTGAATTTATCCATCTCAAAAACCCCCATAGGGCCATTCCACCAAATGGTTTGAGCATCGGCAATCGCCTCTTTAAATAGCTTCACACTAGCTGGGCCGATATCTAGCCCCATCCAGCCATTTGGGATCTCTTGAACAGGAACATACTTGATCGCACTATCATTGCTAAAACTTTGAGCCGCTACGACATCAACAGGCAGATAAATTTTCACGCCTAGCTCACGGCCTTTTTTAAGAATGTTTGATGCTTCTTCGACTAACTCTTCTTCTAAAAGGGAATTTCCGATATTTTCACCAAGAGCTTTTAAAAATGTAAATGCCATACCGCCACCGATGATTAATTTATCAATGCGTGGCAAAAGGTTGGTTAGGGCTTGTAGCTTACCGCTTACTTTAGATCCGCCCGTTACTGCGACAAATGGCCGACTTGGATGGCGGATTAGATTTTGACCAAATTCAATCTCTTTAATCAGCAAAAATCCAGCAGCCTTATGCTCGCTATCGTAGCATTGAGTTATAGCATGGACGCTAGAGTGAGCTCTATGACATACGCCAAAAGCGTCATTGACATAGTAATCAGCAAATTCGCTAAGAGATTTAGCTAAGTTTATATCATCTTTTGTCTCGCCCTTTTCAAAGCGTAAATTTTCTAATAACAAAATCTCACCAGATTGTAATTTTTCTACCTTCTCTTTAGCATCATAACCGACTACATCGTGAGCAAATTTAATCTCTCTATCCATCAATCTACCTAGTCTTTTTGCTATAGGAAGAAGTGAATATTTATCTTCGTAGCCATTTTTTGGGCGACCTAAGTGGCTAGCTAAGATAACAGAGCAACCCTGATCTAAAATATATCTGATAGTTGGGATAACTGAGCGGATTCTTCTATCATCTGTGATATTATTAAATTCATCCATAGGTGTGTTAAAATCGCACCTTACAAGAACCTTGCTACCACTTTTAAATTCAATATCTTTTATAGAAATAATCTCACTCATATCACTTCTCGCTTATAAATTTAGCCATTTCAACTAAGCGATTGCTATAGCCCCACTCATTGTCATACCACGCCATTACCTTAATCATATCACCGCAAATTACTTGAGTTAGATCGGCTGCTACTATGCTTGAGTAGCTTGAAGTGATAAAATCGCTACTAACTCTCTCATCAAAATCCACAGCCATAATGCCCTTTAGACTTGTCTTACTAGCATTTACAAAAGCAGCGTTTAGCTCTTCTTTGCTCACACTTTTACCCAAAACCGCAGTAAGATCAACCATAGAAACATTTGGCACAGGAACTCTGACGCTTTGTCCGTGTAGTTTGCCATCTAGGCTAGGCATTACTAATTTCATAGCTTTTGCTGCACCTGTGCTAGTAGGTATTATATTTGCCGCAGCTGCTCTAGAACGCCTAAAATCACGGCATTTGACATCTACTAGGCTTTGACCATTTGTGTAGGCGTGAATGGTAGTCATTAGACCTTTTTTTATACCATAAAGATCTTCTAATACTCTAGTAACAGGACCTAGGCAGTTGGTGGTACAACTTGCGTTGGAGATGATTGTTTGACCTTCGTATTTATCTGAATTTACACCTAAAACAAAGGTTGGAGTGTCATCTTTTGCAGGAGCACTCATAACTACTTTTTTAGCACCTTGTTTTAGATATGCTTCACATTTTTCAGTTGTGAGAAATTTACCTGTACATTCTAAAACAACGTCGATACCATCTAGATCTAAACTCTCAATCTCACGAGTAGAATAAACCCTAATCTTTTTGCCATTTACTTCGATATAATCATCATCTACAACATTTACTTCTTTATCAAATTCACCATGAACGGTATCGTATTTCAGTAGATATCTAGTCATCTTTCGCTCAGCGGTATCGTTTATAACAGCAAGTTCATATTCAGGATTATTTAATATAATCCTAGCAGCACATCTACCGATTCTTCCAAAACCATTGATTGCAATTTTAAGCGCCATTTTATTCCTTTTTTGGGTATAATTAGGGCTTATTTTACTAAAAAAAAGGTTAAAAAAAATTGAATATAGCTATTTTTGGCGGAAGTTTTGATCCTCCTCATAACGGTCATAATGCAATAGTAAAAACCGCTTTGCTGGTTTTAGATATAGATAAGCTCATAATTGTCCCAACATTTTTAAATCCATTTAAATCTAAATTTAATACAGATCCAAAAAAACGCCTTGTTTGGTGCGAAACTCTTTGGGGAAATTTAAAAAAAGTAGAGATCAGTAAGTTTGAAATAGAGCAAAATAGAGCCGTTCCTAGCCTAGAAAGCGTTCTACATTTTAAAAAAATTTATAATCCATCTATAATCTATCTCATCATCGGTGCAGATCAGCTTAAAAATTTAGAAAAATGGTATAAATTTAATATTTTAAACACCTTAGTAAAATTTGTAGTCGCTTCAAGAGATGATATTTATGTACCGCCAAATTTGCAAAAACTAAATTTAAATGTTAAAATCTCATCGACAAAAGTCAGAGACGAGCTTGACTTTTCTAATGTTCCAGAACTTATACGCAGGGACGTTATCAAATTTTACGAGGAAAAACAGATGCAAGATAGAATAAATAGGATCACAAAACTACTTGATGAAAAAAAAGCTGAAAATATCGAAGTTGTAGATATGAGTGGTCTTGAGTATTTAGCTAAATTCGTCATCATAGCCACGACTCTTACTGGTCGCCATGCTTACGCGCTTTTAGACGATTTAAAAACTGAACTTAAGCCAAATGGTGAAGAATTTCTAGGCGTTGAGAGTAGCGATGACTGGACAGTGATCGATCTAGGCGATATTATGATTCATCTTATGAGTGAAACTTACAGAGCAAAATACAATATAGAAGAATTTTTAAAGACCCTTAAAAAATAAATTTGAGCCTTTTAAATTCTTCTATTTTAAAAGGCTTATCAAATAAAACTTTTAGCCAAAATAAATCCTAAAAACATCAACCAAAAAAACAAAATAGTAGCCAATATAAAAGGTATTTTTCCAGCACTTTTTAAAGCGTTTTTCGTGATAGTAAGCCCAAGAGCTCCCATCGCCACGCATAGCATAAAAGTATCAGATAAATTTATCAATGGCATCAGCGTATCTCTAGGAAAAAATGGTAATGAGCCGACCATTAAAGCCACTATAAACCAAACTGCGAAGTAAGGGAAAGACCCTTTTTTATCACCTTTTTTCTTTTCGCATAAAAAATATAAGCTAAACACGCTTAACAAGATCAAAAATGGCACTAGCATCAAAACTCTAAGCATCTTAACAATGACAGCAACTCTAGCGCCGTCTTCTCCTATGGCATTTCCCGCTGCTAGAGCGTGAGCTACTTCGTGCAAGCTAACTCCGCTCATAAACCCTGCTTCTAGCTCACTAAGTCCGCTAAAACCAAGATTGTAGATCAAAGGATATAGAAACATTCCCAAACTTCCAAAGACGACAACAGTGCAAATCGCCACGGCGACTCTGTTTGAATCAGCGTTTGCTACACTATTTGTAGCCAAGACAGCCGCAGCGCCACATATGCTAGAGCCTGAGCTAATAAGAACTGCCGATTTTTTATCAAGCCCAAGTTTTATGCCTATAAAATACCCAAGTAAAAATGTACTAAAAACAATGATCGCGGCAGAGACAACACCGCCAAACCCTACGCTTAAAGCTTCATTCATAGTAATACGAAAGCCGTAAAATATAACGCCAAGTCTTAAAATTTGCTTCGTACAAACAGCTAAAACTCCTGTTTTACTCACAAGAGTGACTAAAGAATGAGCGGTATTTCCAAAAAAAGCACCCAAAACTACAGCTATGATGAGTGCTGATATACCAAGTTTTGCAAATAGTTCTGTTAGTGAAAGACTATAAGCACAAACTCCAAGTATCATCATAAAAATCCAAGCTTTTACCCGTCTTTTGGTATAAATATCTTTATGAGTCATATTTTTCCCTTTTTTATGAATTATACTAAAAATGGCTTTAATATATATTTTTTATATGGATAAATAATAGATAGAACACTTCTTAAGGCTATGTTGGCTAAAAAATGTAAGCATAGGTGCAAAGGAATTCTTTCAAACTCCATAAAAGAGCTAGAAAAATCGTTAAACGGGCTACTTTTTGATAGAAATCTCATCTTAAATCAAAAAAGGTAAAGCATTTCTCAAAATGATAACGCTGATATAACTCTCTTAAAGAAGCAAGGCTTAAAATGCAAAGCAGATCTATTTTAAATTTAAATATTTTATCCAGCCAAAATATAAAAAACTATCTTTTAGCAGAGCAGCGCTAAATGATAAATTTAATATCAAATTCAACATAAAACTATACAAATGAGTTGTTAGAGTATAAATATGAGTGAATCTACGATAAAAATATCTCAAAAATAGCATCAAACTCAATGCTCCATCTTCTCTTTTGCCTTGATCCCCATAAGATTTAGAGCTACTTTAATGCTTAGAGCCACGACTGAAAATAGCTTTAAGTACTCATTTTCATTACTAGTGCCTACCACGCGATTTTCATTATAAAATTTATGGAAACTCGCACTTAAAGTTTTAAGATAATCAGGCAGCTTATGTAAAGATCTTGAACTAAACGCATCTTCTAAAACCTCAGGCAATAAAAGAGCTTCAAAAAGGAGATTTTTCGCATTTTCATCCAAGCTTGAAAGATCGGCATTTATGACGTCGCTAGGTGATTTTTTGGCTTTTGAGAAAATTTGATTTATTCTAGCGTGTGCGTAATTTATATAAAAAATAGGATTTGAGCTATCTTGCTTTTTAAGCTCATCTATATCAAACTCAAGACTGCTCGTATTTGCTTTTGAGATAAATATAAATCTAAGCGCGTCACTTCCTATCTCGCTTAAGATATCGCTCATAAGCACACTAGTTCCTGCTCGCTTACTCATCTTAAATGGTTTTCCGTCTTTTAATAAGCTAACCATCTGCATCAATATAACTTCAAGACGATTTTCATCATAACCTAAAAAATGTATAGCAGCTTTTAGCCTAGCTATATATCCGTGATGATCTGCCCCCCAAATATTTATATAATGATCAAAATTCTTCTCAAATTTAGCATTGTGATAAACTATATCTCCAGCTAGATATGTAGGTCTGCCGTCATTTCTTACTACAACTCTATCGTTGTCATCGCCTAGTTTTGTAGAGGCTATATAGATAGTGCCTTCTTTTTCATACATCTCACCACTATTTTCAAGCTTTTTTATAGTTGGCTCAAGACAATTATAAAGCGCTTTTTCACTAGCCCAACTTTCTATAAATATACCAACGTCGCTGAGATCTTTTTTAATGACCTTCAAAACCTCATCTTTACCAAATTCTGCAAGCTCTAGATTTCTACTTTCATCATAAAATATCTCTTTGCCAAATTTATCAAGCGCAAGTCTAGCGATATCTTCGATATATTCGCCACGATAATATTTCTCAGGATACTGCACATTTTCACCAAATAAAACTTCACGGGCAAAAAGACTTATTGATACACCAAGTAGATCTATCTGATTTCCTGCATCATTTATATAGTACTCTGTAAAAACATCTTTTCCTATATGTCTAGCTATCCTTGCTAATGTATCGCCATAAACCGCGCCTCTTACATGCCCTATATGCAAAGGTCCGGTTGGATTTGCGCTGATATACTCAATAAAGATGCTTTCTTTATTTGATATATTAGTGCCAAAAGCGTTATCAAGTTTTAAAGCTTTAGTTGCTAAATCATCTAAAAACTCACCTTTGAGCTTTAAATTTAGATATCCGTTTATCGAGATAGCATCAAATAACTTGCTATTTTTAAATTTATTTGCAATTTCTTCTGCTATAAGCATAGGAGATTTTTTAAGCTCTTTAGCCAAGCTAAATGCAAGTGGAGTTGCATAGTGGGCTAAATTTTTATCTTTTGGTTTTTCTAAGATAAAGTCACGCTCTAAAATACTATAAATTTCAGCTTTAACACTATTTTTCATCAAACGTTCTTTGTGGTTTCATTTTGTTTTTGAACGTTCTGTGTATCTTCAGCTTTTTCTATTTTTTCTACTGGCTCATCTTCCATCTCTTTTTTAAAACTTTTTATACCTTTACCGACACCTTTTGCTAGTTCTGGTATCTTTTTTGCTCCAAATAATAAAACGACTATAGCAAGTACTATTAGCCAGTGTCCCATACTAAAACTACCCATATTTTCTCCTTAATTTTAAAAATATTCTAACATAAAATTATAAATTTAACAAACAGATAAATTACTGATTGCACCAATCATCAATCACTTGATTTACGGCATAATTTTCGACTTTTACTAAAAGAGAGCTAAAAATAGCCCTTAAATCTAGATATGATTTTTCTAAATTTTCATTGATGATTAAGTAGTCATATTCACTTATGTGAGCCATCTCGGTAGCAGCGTTAAAAAGCCTATTTTCTATAACTTCATCGCTATCAGTACCTCTAAGTTTTAGTCGTTTTTTTAGTTCGTCTCTATTTTTGGTAGTGACAAAAACTGATGTTATAATTTCGCCGTATTTTTTTTGTGCTAGATGAAAACCTTGCACGTCTATATCAAAGATGACGATCTTTCCAGCTTTTAGAGCTGCTTCAACTGGCTCAAGACTAGTTCCATAATAATTCTTATGCACTTGCGCCCACTCTAAAAATTTACCCTCATCTATACCTCTTTTAAATTCATCTTCGCTGATATAATGATAGCTTACCCCAGGAATCTCGCCTTCTCTTATACTTCTAGTAGTGCTTGAAATGGAAAAATAAATATCATCAAATTCACTCATCAATCTTGATAAAAGCGTACTTTTTCCACTTCCACTAGGACCACTTAAGATAAGAATTTGTCCGCTCACTCTTTTTCCTCAAAACTGATATTTATCTTTATATTTAGTCCTTTTAAGACCTCTTTTAAAGATCCACTACTTAGCAGAGTTTCTAGCTCTTTTCCTATATTTTGTGCTAATTCGCCTGACAACACATCTTTTGTCTGTGGTAGATTTTGCGTTGTCTCAATGATAGGCTCATCTAAAGCTTCTTTTATCTCATCTTCTTTTATCTCATCAAGATTTTTTAAATTTTCATTTGGTTCCATATCTTCTTCTAAATCTTTCAAATTTTGAGTATCATCATCTATATTTTCTTGTTCTTCTTCATCTGATATAGCTTGTTTTTCATCTTCTATATCTTGTAAATCAAGATCTTCTTTTAAGCTGTCTATATCTTCAAAGGTAAGCTCATCTTGCTCTTTTATATCGCTATACTCTTCTATATCGTTTTCATCAAGATCTTTAGCATCTAGATCCATTTGGTCTATCTCATCGATCATACTACTAAGTTCATCAAGCTCTTTGTCGCTATTTTTAGTTTGGATATTCTCTTTAACATCTTCATCATTTAGCTCATCAAGCTCATCTTCTTTTATAAACTCATCATCTTTTTCGCCATTCTCATCTATCTTTTCACTTTCAAGATCATCTAAATTTAAATCACCATCTAGCTCATCTTTCGCGTTGTCGTCTTCTTTTATTTGTATTTGAGTATTTTGAGCTTGATCGTTTTGTATTTCATCTGGTTCTGATTTTTCATTTGATTTTTCATTTGATTTTTCATTTGATTTTTCATCTGATTTTTCATCAGTTAAAGCGTTATTAGTCGCTTTATCGTCATCATCAAGATCTAAAAAGCTATCATCTAAAGCTTCTATCTCATCTTGATTATCTTCAAAATCAGCGTCTTTAATATCTTCAAACTCTCCAAATTCATTTCCTAGCTTTACGTTATCATAAGCATCTAGATCGTTAAAATCGCTATTTTTATCTTCAGCTTTATCGTGATTTTTAGGGCTGATTATTTTTTCTACAGTCTCTATAAAATCCGTTGGCAAAAATGGTTTTTCCAATATTTGAGCATTTTCATCTATTTTGTTACCTCTAGGAACCAAATATAAAATATTTTTAGCATAAGAACTATAATCTACGTCTTTATCAAAAAGAGAGCTATCACATATTAGTAGCTCATTATCCTTACTAGTTATATCTTCTAGATTTTTGACTTCGTTAAATTCATAGCCAAGTCTTGTAAGACTTATATTGATAAGACGAGAAACAGCTGGATTATCATTTACTACAATAACTTTCATTTTAGC
The sequence above is a segment of the Campylobacter hyointestinalis subsp. lawsonii genome. Coding sequences within it:
- a CDS encoding permease, with protein sequence MLEKLLEIFKIFIFYFVEISVLFIAIAFIVALLNQKFSKKMERYLSANSLLSYIKAMFLGALTPFCSCSTIPLLSGLLKSGVSFGVSVAYLLVSPLVNPIIIAMLVISFGLKLSLFYILFIFVFVFIFSLSISKFDSDKFLNNDFIKEKQNTAPKYHNISKQNCCQTKIINFSTQKQSLNSNSQTKSSYKDLFLKVLKDYKKILPYIVIGMGIGALIHGFVPKEFLQTYLQEFEIFSVVIAAFVGVLLYIRVEAIIPIGLSLMDCGVSLGAVMSFLISGGGCSLPELILLKRIFKMNFLLIFISCVLFIAIIFGVLIDIGIKWKI
- a CDS encoding ArsR/SmtB family transcription factor; amino-acid sequence: MENLDDFLKITGALNDESRVKILAFLQKYGTLCVCDLQNSLQMIQSRLSRHLKILKDAGFLSVERKGVWAYYGLNENMNSHCKNALKEIRDIELSLPQLNRVSIEEKCF
- the fabI gene encoding enoyl-ACP reductase FabI, which encodes MILEGKKGLIVGVANKMSIAYGIAKACKDQGADLAFTFLNDAIKKRVEPIAAELESHFIYELDVNNQSHLDSLADKIKADFGQIDFVVHAVAFAPKEALEGEFINTTKEAFDIAMDTSVYSLISLTRAVLPVLKSGGAILTLSYLGGAKFVPHYNVMGVAKAALESSVRYLAHDLGAKNIRVNAISAGPIKTLAASGIGDFKMILHWNECNAPLKRNVSIEDVGKSGMYLLSDLSSGVTGEVHYVDAGYNIMGMGDAVVGENGTTILAWDKFKE
- a CDS encoding triose-phosphate isomerase, producing MIYAANLKCNHTKKSYEIYANELSNALSSNSDSVIVFPPFTALTQNKFKFTQGAQNFYPAPNGSFTGEIGSDMLDELDITMVMIGHSERRALGEDEPFLRAKFDYAQSKGWDIIYCIGEDDITHMNGSTKEFLSDQLSNINLNYENLVIAYEPIWAIGTGKSAKAEFIAEILDFISTKTTASLLYGGSVNITNIDEIKAIKSCDGVLVGTASWDAKKFLEIINKG
- a CDS encoding phosphoglycerate kinase; its protein translation is MSEIISIKDIEFKSGSKVLVRCDFNTPMDEFNNITDDRRIRSVIPTIRYILDQGCSVILASHLGRPKNGYEDKYSLLPIAKRLGRLMDREIKFAHDVVGYDAKEKVEKLQSGEILLLENLRFEKGETKDDINLAKSLSEFADYYVNDAFGVCHRAHSSVHAITQCYDSEHKAAGFLLIKEIEFGQNLIRHPSRPFVAVTGGSKVSGKLQALTNLLPRIDKLIIGGGMAFTFLKALGENIGNSLLEEELVEEASNILKKGRELGVKIYLPVDVVAAQSFSNDSAIKYVPVQEIPNGWMGLDIGPASVKLFKEAIADAQTIWWNGPMGVFEMDKFSKGSIKMSHAIGESFATTVVGGGDTADVVERAGDTDEMTFISTGGGASLELIEGKELPGVRVLLREDDI
- the gap gene encoding type I glyceraldehyde-3-phosphate dehydrogenase, translated to MALKIAINGFGRIGRCAARIILNNPEYELAVINDTAERKMTRYLLKYDTVHGEFDKEVNVVDDDYIEVNGKKIRVYSTREIESLDLDGIDVVLECTGKFLTTEKCEAYLKQGAKKVVMSAPAKDDTPTFVLGVNSDKYEGQTIISNASCTTNCLGPVTRVLEDLYGIKKGLMTTIHAYTNGQSLVDVKCRDFRRSRAAAANIIPTSTGAAKAMKLVMPSLDGKLHGQSVRVPVPNVSMVDLTAVLGKSVSKEELNAAFVNASKTSLKGIMAVDFDERVSSDFITSSYSSIVAADLTQVICGDMIKVMAWYDNEWGYSNRLVEMAKFISEK
- the nadD gene encoding nicotinate (nicotinamide) nucleotide adenylyltransferase, whose protein sequence is MNIAIFGGSFDPPHNGHNAIVKTALLVLDIDKLIIVPTFLNPFKSKFNTDPKKRLVWCETLWGNLKKVEISKFEIEQNRAVPSLESVLHFKKIYNPSIIYLIIGADQLKNLEKWYKFNILNTLVKFVVASRDDIYVPPNLQKLNLNVKISSTKVRDELDFSNVPELIRRDVIKFYEEKQMQDRINRITKLLDEKKAENIEVVDMSGLEYLAKFVIIATTLTGRHAYALLDDLKTELKPNGEEFLGVESSDDWTVIDLGDIMIHLMSETYRAKYNIEEFLKTLKK
- a CDS encoding YeiH family protein, whose translation is MTHKDIYTKRRVKAWIFMMILGVCAYSLSLTELFAKLGISALIIAVVLGAFFGNTAHSLVTLVSKTGVLAVCTKQILRLGVIFYGFRITMNEALSVGFGGVVSAAIIVFSTFLLGYFIGIKLGLDKKSAVLISSGSSICGAAAVLATNSVANADSNRVAVAICTVVVFGSLGMFLYPLIYNLGFSGLSELEAGFMSGVSLHEVAHALAAGNAIGEDGARVAVIVKMLRVLMLVPFLILLSVFSLYFLCEKKKGDKKGSFPYFAVWFIVALMVGSLPFFPRDTLMPLINLSDTFMLCVAMGALGLTITKNALKSAGKIPFILATILFFWLMFLGFILAKSFI
- the argS gene encoding arginine--tRNA ligase translates to MKNSVKAEIYSILERDFILEKPKDKNLAHYATPLAFSLAKELKKSPMLIAEEIANKFKNSKLFDAISINGYLNLKLKGEFLDDLATKALKLDNAFGTNISNKESIFIEYISANPTGPLHIGHVRGAVYGDTLARIARHIGKDVFTEYYINDAGNQIDLLGVSISLFAREVLFGENVQYPEKYYRGEYIEDIARLALDKFGKEIFYDESRNLELAEFGKDEVLKVIKKDLSDVGIFIESWASEKALYNCLEPTIKKLENSGEMYEKEGTIYIASTKLGDDNDRVVVRNDGRPTYLAGDIVYHNAKFEKNFDHYINIWGADHHGYIARLKAAIHFLGYDENRLEVILMQMVSLLKDGKPFKMSKRAGTSVLMSDILSEIGSDALRFIFISKANTSSLEFDIDELKKQDSSNPIFYINYAHARINQIFSKAKKSPSDVINADLSSLDENAKNLLFEALLLPEVLEDAFSSRSLHKLPDYLKTLSASFHKFYNENRVVGTSNENEYLKLFSVVALSIKVALNLMGIKAKEKMEH
- the tatA gene encoding twin-arginine translocase TatA/TatE family subunit, which translates into the protein MGSFSMGHWLIVLAIVVLLFGAKKIPELAKGVGKGIKSFKKEMEDEPVEKIEKAEDTQNVQKQNETTKNV
- the gmk gene encoding guanylate kinase, translating into MSGQILILSGPSGSGKSTLLSRLMSEFDDIYFSISSTTRSIREGEIPGVSYHYISEDEFKRGIDEGKFLEWAQVHKNYYGTSLEPVEAALKAGKIVIFDIDVQGFHLAQKKYGEIITSVFVTTKNRDELKKRLKLRGTDSDEVIENRLFNAATEMAHISEYDYLIINENLEKSYLDLRAIFSSLLVKVENYAVNQVIDDWCNQ